The genomic stretch tgacggattggtgcagtacatttctgcagcgtcgtgtggttgggacggccgaccgcgtcgaacccttctcggaagaactcttcccgggccgccaaagtattcgcgatgtggagaaatagcggtttcctcatgcagaaacggcgacggaagtaggtatctccccaaatcgggttatcgccaaagtagtcgcgtactaaccttgcggcggcttcctcccggttacggtGGATGTacgtccgggagcgtcgtgggggcgGCGCGGGTTCCACCGCCTCCCGGCGtcgcttcctccgcctcccggcgtcgatcatcttcaagtgattgttccattatttgacgcatttgctcaaaatgaTTCATTAgtttgagttgatttgagatggaaattggagtggatatagagaggatttgagaggaatagatgtgtgtttgtgtgtgaaatgagtatgaaatatgagtatttatagagtaaagaaataaaaaaaattaaacaaaattgaaaaatggcaaaaaaacggtaacattaccgtttgaatttttttaaaattcgaattttaaaaaaaaaattgaattattgcgtcatcgtgacgacgcccactcgcgggtcagcgagtgggcgtcacgcatgcatcgggagctcgccacgtcgcctcggtgCGTGGCGCGACGTCGCGTCCCGCGTCGCGTTGTCGCGGGCTACGGGACGGCATGGAGACGGGCTAGGGACGGAACGCgtcgctgcaacgcgtcccacGGCGGTTCCGTCCCTCCGGAACGAAACGCGCGCCCGTcacgggacgcgtagtggatgctcttgtGATGACGACAACTTAATATTTCTCATATTTAATGAGTGGTGAATTCAACGGCAATAATTCATGGAGTGCTTTAATAtggttttttatatatatttttctttgtgCGTCGATATTTTTTCTTTGACAGTCTTACATTATGAGTCTCATTTGTtgatgacacgagttttaagaaatgttaaaaaaagttgatggaaaaagttagtggaatagcagtctcacttgtatatattagatttaaatgaaatgtgagtagaatgagttagtggaatgtgtgaccctattaccatttatgataaaagtaaaccaaaactcctattcacggacggactaaaatggaaaaatgagactcctattcgcagacggagATAGTAATAGCTATAAAAAATTGAGGTGgggggcatttgccccttctCAGCATACACTAGCTCCGTCCCCGTCCCCGTCCCCGCCCCCGCCTATTGCTAAACGAGAGAGATAAGGTTTAGGGTATAAGCGGGATTTGTCCATATTTGATTTTCCATCAGCTACATAAATAACGACTTTTATCCAAATTAGGTATGTGGGACAATTTTTAACCATGTTAAACCTAACTGATTTTCTTGCCAAAGTTTGAAATTAGTAGGCCAGCCATTTCTGTTTTTGTGTGACGTAATGCGTGATGACATTTTACAAATATGGACAGATTGCATAATTATCATGTATTAGTGGAGACGTAGTGTAGAATCAAGCTGATGGGCCTTTGAAAAGTCGGATACTTTTTACTCATAATAGATCTAAATACATTGTTTTTTGAGATGGAGAACTCAAACCACACAAAATTCATGGCTATCTATACACACATTTCTATAATTTTAGGCTGAATGTTGTTACATTCAATGCACGTCCCCGAGTAGTCGgtcaattttgaatttttgatgTGATTTCTTTGTCGATAAAAAGAATAATAGTTTGTGGACTTGATTTTGTTATCCTAGTCCATACTTGTGATGGTTACTTTGAAAATGATTAAACATGGGCCACAAATGGACATGCATTCTACATTTAATTTGGGTCTTCAATTTCACAGAATACCATCATATTCTGTCCCTACTAGTATTATTTCCTACTGTTATTTGTGACTCTGATTTAAGAAGCTGAAAAAAGTAGTCATATTTTAGAAAATTGAGACACAAAATATGATTATCATGTctattcttttccttttctcatTTGATGAAATTAGACTAGATGTTATCTTGTTTATAGACTAATTACACAGTGGAAAATCACTCCTTGAATGAATTGTCGAAAACAAAACTTGCAGTTTCTACAAGCCAAATGTTTTCATTGAAACAATAGGGTAAAACAAAAACTGAATTATTATGTTAGTGCTTAAATGAAATTAAACAAGAAAGATTTGTCTTCTAGTGACGTACCAATAAACTCCACTTGCACACATACAAACGCAATATTTTAATGCATATCCAGATCTTCGTAAATCTAATTAACGCTAATGATTGTTTAGATTTTAATTGTTACTTAATGCCCAATAAGAAATTAAAGatgactttttttatttttaatattttttacttGCATAATCAAGAATGAATTTTTATGGCGATTAtataactatttatttaatGAATGACTGCCGATCAAAATAAATCACCCTCGACAAAAGGAGAGAGGCGAGAGAAAGTGGAGATAGGGAGGAAAAAGAGTGGATTGCAGAGAATTGATCAGCATCTGGAAAAAGAAGTTTATTTGCAAAGAAAGAAGGGGGGAAATTTTTTCACAAGGGATTCAGCAAATTTCCCTAATACCCACAAAAGACTGATTCTTGATACCTCTGTTGATGAATCATAGCACATTTAGACCTCTCTATAGCCAGAAGCACCGCCCTTCAAAATTCCTTTATATTTAGCACACTCCCTCCTCTCCGTTTCCCCTCTCTCCCTCCCATTGCTCTTCTCGTGTATAGCCTAATACTTCCAAATAATATTTGCCTTTGTGCTTTTATTACACTTTTCCTACACAGTGTCTGTTGGTGCTACTCACAGTTTTGCATCTTCACCAACCGCATCCCTTTTGTTAATTGGGAGAGAGAGTTGGCATTCCGAGGTTTCAAGGTTTTGGGTACAATCAAGAAGGTGAGTTTTGTATTACAGTATGTGTAAAGTTTGAGTTCTTTTTGTTGCCTGGAGTGATGATGTGGTGTTTATATAGTGATTGATTTGCTGTTTTTCGTGTTTTGTGTTTTGCCcttttggtgttcttatttagggagtaatttaaattgtttgaattttcatttgattaatatatataaatatgaacATAGTGTGGTTTCAGTTGCTATAACCTCAAAAATTAGATCTTGTGTCCTCTGGAGAATTTTCAATaaattttgacaaaaatatTAGCACATACCTGAAAATTCCTGTTTCTTGATTGTATGTTGCAATCTAGCAGTAAGATACTGATGATCAATGCTCTGCAAATCCCCAAATATATTGATGAAGTTTTTAGTTTGACAGTTTTGCATTCATGTAACATAATCCTTTTATAGGATTAGACTATTTGGAGAAATAGCAAGATTTGATATCCCAATAGTTCTTGATGTATTCTCCATTGACTGTTCAGTACTGGTCGTAAAGATCAATTTCTTTCGATTGTAGCAATAATGAACTCATTGCTCGTTAAGTTCCTGGATCTGCATATTCAGCTGAAGTCTTCTAGAAGTGTGTTATTTGCCATGTATTTTCTGTaacaatttcctcttcttctgTGACCTATCGTATAGTTGTAATATATGTACACGTAATCTATTGATAGATCGTTGTGTTTTTTTCATATCAGCCATGATGATACATGGTGAAACCATAAGCAATTCTGAAGGAGAGATTAAAGTCAGTTTTGGTTATCATTGCAACGGTAAGAATGATAGTTCTTGGGATAGGCCTAATTATATTGACATCCCGTCTTCTGGTGGACTCCGAAGAGCCAATAGTTCTTTCTCTTGCCTCTCTGGTGCTGCATTGAGTGCTAATGCTACGTTAGCTAACACAAATATTTGCAATGGGCTGATTGCCTCTGAGATACTCCCGACTCTGGACTCTCCTAATTCATTCCGGAGGATTCCATCTCTAACGAAAATGGACCTGCTGTCATCTTCTTTCCAGAGCAACATGACGATCTTGAGCCTCAGCCCGTCCTCACCAAGTGAGACACTTGATAATGATTCGTTTTCACTGAAGTCCATGAGCGCTCCTTCGAGAAGCGAAAGCTTTCTCAACGCAATGGAGCTGCAAATTGCCGGAGGGGCAGCTGGTGAAGACAGAGTTCAAGCTGTTTGCTCTGAAGAGAACGGTTGGCTTTTCTGTGGCATCTACGACGGCTTTAATGGAAGAGACGCAGCTGATTTTCTGGCCGGAACATTGTACGAGACAATCACCTCTCACCTCAACTTGCTAGACTGGGATATGGATCAGGATTTGTCAAAAGGCACTGACTGTTTGTACATGCAAAATAGGAATAGATTTTTCCAGCAGAGCGTGCTTAGCAGCCTTCAACACGCGCTCAATCAAGTGGAAAGTGAGTTTCTTCACATGGTCGAACAGGAAATGGATGACCGTCCTGATCTAGTATCTATTGGATCTTGCGTGTTGCTCACTCTACTCCATGGAAAAAACTTGTACTTGCTCAATCTTGGTGATAGCCGAGCAGTCTTGGCTACCTATGATAAAGGGAATAGCACGGGGGGCAGCAAAGGGCTGCGAGCCGTCCAGCTTACTGATAGTCATACTGTCGACAATGAAGACGAGAGAATCAGAGTTCTGAATGAACATCCCGACGACCCTTCTACACTCGTGGCTGGAAAAGTGAAAGGAAAGCTTAAGGTTACGAGGGCTTTTGGAGTTGGTTACTTGAAAAGGGTACATCCTTGGACAACCTAGTTTGTTCGTTTAATGGTTTATTCTATGTAGAGTCAACTCGTGCTCCTTGATATATCTTATCATTTAACTCTTGTTTTCCGCAGAAAGACATGAATGATGCTTTGATGGGTATTCTTAGTGTCCGTAATCTCATAAGTCCTCCTTATGTATCTATGGAACCATCTCTTATTGCACATGAAGTATCGGACTCTGATCACTTTGTTGTGCTTGGGAGCGATGGCTTGTTTGACTTTTTCACCAATGATGAAGTAGTGAACCTCGTGCATTTGTACATGCTAAGGAACCCTACAGGCGATCCAGCAAAGTTCCTAGTCGAGCAGCTCGCTGCAAGAGCAGCAGACTCAGCAGGTATGTGATCACCACttctattttctatattttgttttgatgtgaTTGCAGACGATGATGCTGTATTTAATAATTCGGTGCTTGCAATCatcataaaaatataatcttCTGCTAATATTTTTTAAGTCGATCTACTTGATTCAGTTATGTCACCTAGGTTGTTGCCTCCTGTATAACGACATCGTCACTTCCTTTTTCGAGTATTGACTTCCTGCTTCTAAATTATATTGTAATGATCTACAACACCAATATTATATGGTAGGCCAGATTAAATAATCATCTTTGAAACTTGCATACTCTCCTATGATTTATTGTATAGTTTAATATTTAATCATCTACTTCAAACAATAATTGAACTAGAAAAAAAATCTTGAATAAGTCTCTTATGAGTTGCATGACTTTTCTGAAAATATCGCgttaaatatggagtattatattattacGCTACAGGTTTTAGCATGGAAGAGCTGATGAGCATCCCTGCTGGCAGAAGGCGGAAATATCACGACGACGTCACAGTCATGGTGATCGTCTTGGGGACGAACAAACGGACTTCGAAGGCATCAACGCTGTGTCTGTGAAACAGACCGATCAGGTCAAACTTTTTGCAGCTTCCTAGCTTTAGATTCCGTCCTTAGATGAAAGGTTTGAAATAAACTCGGTTCGTACATATATCTTCTTTAAAATGTGTTGTTCATTGCAAAAACCGTGTATTTGCTTGCACATTGATTTTATGTATGTGGAAGGAATATATCTTCTTATGAGTCAAGAAGCTTGATGATGAAGAATATTGAATTTGTGGAATATTTATTATGGATAAAAAGGACGTTTGCAGAATGGTGGTTGTGTTAAAGCAATGCTAAGATTCTCTTTGGTGCGACTTCTCGACCTATGAGGCATTGGTGAGAGCGGAATAGAGATTAGAGACCACTCTTTTATTATATGCTTTGTATACCCTTTGGGTTTCATTGGATCATTCAATGAGAGATATCTCAACACTTTTTTGTACGGCATAATAGTTCATGATCTCATGCTACTTGGctttagggtatccactataaggcggacacgcccaatagccccgcctcaatttttgtctatagccccaattttgttgtccacagtcccaaaattctatttccgtcactatagtggacacctccaatagcccccaaattccaaatacaaaattctacattttcatagccgcgtcctcgccctgAACGCGGCTATCCCACGTCCGCCGCcccaatagcccccaaaagtTGTCCGCCCACCTTCCCCACTATAGCCGCCCGCCCACCGCCCCCAGACGCGGCTTAGCCGCGTCCTACCCATAGTGGTTACTCTTAAACATCCTCCTTAAAAAAGTCCCACTTTGACTTCAACATTGGTTTTAAATAGTGTGTAGTAGAATAAGTATACCAGAGTGAAAATCATTTATCAAAATTGGTAAAAGTATATTGGGAAGCtcaaaaatgacaaatttgatttttttttataaaatgaaaattggtatATATTTTGTGCAATGAAAACCATATATgggtaaagaaaaaaagaaggcTTTGTTGAATGAGCATTTGCCAACCAATTGTCATGTTAGTGATTTTATTTTAAGGTTGTTCAAAAACAAGTGGTGTATAATATGTTAGGTGAAATATTGGGTAGAGGTGTTTGTGAATATTCGGTATTGATTGGTGAGGCTGAATTGTTCCTCACCCATCATCATCATGTGTCTACAAAAGTTTCCCTCACTTTCTAtacatatatgaataattttctATCTCCAATTTATTTGCTGCACTACATGTGATAAGTGAGCCAACCTATTTGTGGAgttggatatataaaagaatacgaccagaagaagaggaagaaggcaTGTTGGGAGGAACAGCACGAATATAATAAATTGGGATGTCATTTTATCATAAGTATACACGAATATTTGCCAATAGATTATGTTCATAAAAAAGAACAGTAAGGTTCTTTAGTACTCCATTTAGTTGAGATTTGCCATGTttgttaattaataaaataagttaTTCAATTTATGTGAATGAGCTTACATGAGTGATGTCttaaattaaaaagataatttATGTCTTATGTAgtttgtatttaaattgaaattataattgtGCAAAAATACTCCTAGTAAATTTCAATCAAATGAAACATGTGAAAATTTTGAGAGCCAGAAAACATGAGAAAAGCACTGGTCATAGATGATTTAACTCGCGTATCATATACTAACAATCAAAGCTAGAATAAATACTATTATCATAATGAATTATATATACCAAAATGTTCAACCTTCTAATTATTCCCGCCACCAATGTGGGAAAAAAATCACCAACTTTTCCTAAAATCTAGTATTttccacaaattttaaaaatagtaaaaaatacaTGAACTTCAATTGATATATGGATTTCtcatgaaataaattttctagCCAAGATTTCAAGCTAAGTTTAAGTGACATGGCTCACCGGACGTATTACGCGTAACccagccacatcatcagcactaactCTAGCTACAATTATAATCATATTTCCCAAATCAACTCATTTCAGAGTATTGTTCATCATTTTCAAAATTCACGGAAAATACCTTTCTTATGTGACCTAGGTTAGAGTTTAATAAACCTTAGTTTGGCAATAAATCAAATACTAAATCTGAAATTCCAGAGCAAAATGAGCATTAAAACGTTTTAATGCAACATTAGACATTAGTCACTACCATATTCAAAATTCGATATATACATTCgcaaaaaaaaaccaaaacatAATTATCATATGAGGCAACATGCATTAGGATTCTCATCGCTCAACACCTCGAACGAATCCAACGGCTGCGCTTGTGCCACGTACTCCTCCGGCAGCCCATACGCGTAAGCATACGGCGACGGCGCCACGTAGTACCCCGGCGCACCTGGCACGCTAGGATACGCCGCATTGTAGCTCATGACATACGCTTGCTGCGGCGCACCTGGCACGCTAGGATACGCCGCACTCAGCGGTGGAGGGCTCACATTGATCTGATCAACGGCTTGCGTGATTCCCACCCTCGGAATCTCCAATCCTGTGCTAGACGCCGCACCATTACCCGGTGCTCCCGCACTATTCCCACCACTATTTTTATTTCCTCCACTACTGTTATTCCCTTTTCGCCCCcgccttttcttctttttacctccaccgccgccgccgctttTATTCTCAGGCGGCGGTGGCTTGTCCCCGGCGGAGGCATTTTCCGGCGGCTGGTCGAGCATGAACTTGACGGTAGGTCCGCCGTTTCCGCCGGCGAGGCGCGGGGAGCTGATCTTGACGTTGCCGTTATCAGGCGGCGGGTCGTCGTCTTCATCTTCGGTGTTTTCGGAGCTTTTAGGGTCGGTTTCTTTGTCGTTTCCTTTCTTGTCCTTGGGCTTGGGATTCTCTGGCCAGAGCTCTGCATGTTTGCCTGTCTTGACCAGCTTCTTGATGAGGGTCTGCGCGTCCACGTTGCCGGTAACGGTGACTTTTTGCTGCTGCGCTTCGATATTTATTGTGTAAACACCTAAACAGTGATTAAACGGAGATTAAGCTGGCATATCCCTTAATTAAACCTCTGTTTGAAACATGCAAAAACATTAGTGTTACCTTCGATGCTTTGGAGCACTTTTTTTACTTTCCTTTTGCAGCCTTGACAGTGGATGGAAACTTTTAGAACCCATGTCTGAaaatcaagagagagagagagagagatatgtcTTAGAACTCATGCTATAATATAGTAATCAAGTGTTGTTATAAATTGTTTGGTACCTGGTACTGAAGAGAGGGAGGTTGTGGGGGTTCTTGATCTGCTTGTCCAGACGCCATGAACTGAAAGATGGAGAGTGTGGGAAATGGGAATACAAGAGAAGATAGTAGACTAGAGAGAGTTACTGcacggagtatttttttaaatgacgAGACTGCCCCCACACCACATTTTCTCTTATTAATCCATACTCATCAacttaatattattaataatatttaattactaGATGGGATATCATTCTTATGGGAAGGAAGTTGTTCGCTTTATAGTTCAAATATACTACTCTTAATTTCTTTATTACAAATCGTTTACATATTATAATGTGTATTAATTGGTGAAGTGGAGTATGAAACATATCATAGAGATGCCGAAGCACATTAAAAAGTTAATTACTTgtatgatttgttttttttttcaacattAACCTATACCATTTGGAAAATCAAAGTGGACTATGtgaatattgatttttttttctctctcttttgggTTCTAAAAAACAGTATTTAAGTTTGTAGGTGCTCTTTCAAATTCATTAATGATACTAGCGTAGTACTACTACGCAATTTCAACCTTTCCATTCGCACTTTATGaccataataaataaatgatcgCATACACTCAATTATCCAATTTTAGTTGCCCGTACGCATTCAAATCCAATAGTGTCACGGTTGTGGCAAACGACGCCACCTACTAACTTAAAACGCTATTACTATTGCACACTGAAAATATAAGAGAGAAGAACTTAGATTTCTTCTCGAtcattctttgataaatttacATTGCTGACAATATAAAGCAGCTTAGTTAATAGTACTCCGTAACACTTTCATTTCAACTATAATAGTTGAGGTTACAACTTACAATCACCACGGTCATATGAAAAATCAGTTCCACCAACAAAGCCCACTGTACACAAGCTTTGTGCCGATATTCGATATTTGATGTGAGGTTGtgttagtgtgctaactaatttacagtaataactaataactttcaatttgtgtattaaaattatcaacacaaagacataattatatcaataaaatatgtaaatttaaatatcaatacaaagatataatttatcaatacaagaaagattgataaatttatgttttttaacatacaaaattgatatttagttattagttattactttAACATACACCTTTGATGATGAGTATAATTTCTATAGTAAGCTTggtttataaaataaattctaGTATTTCTATTCAACAAATCAAATTATGTAGCTTTAGAAATAACTTGTGCCTCTTATTCCAAGGCCACCTACTAAATCATCAAATTTGTATTAATGCAAGATTAGCGGGAGACAAGGCAGGTAAAGACACGGCCCCTCCCCCTCTaccaaaaattgaaaattgatagTCTTGGAAATGTGTGAAAAAAGGGGGTCTAGAGctaataaatgaaatgaaatgaaatgatatgtttacaATTCACAACGCAAAATTAAAGGGAATTCCGAATAGCAATAATGAGGATATTGCCATACAGAGCCATTCCATTTTCATGTATTGGCAACTGTGATAAATAAACATCAGAAAAAGGCCAAGAAGAACATACTAACTTGAAAGGTACCCCCACCTAATTTCAATTGATTAGAGAAAATGgcaaatgaaattaaaaatgtaGATAGATGGAGGACATATTTTAGCATAAGTGCACACACAATGAAGAAACTTCAATCTATTCAATTATGTGGATCTTGATCTAAAATCTTGCTATTAATTTTCTCTGTCTCCGACCTGCTTCGCTTCTCCTACATCATCCTGCAGTTAAGGAAAATTGTTGAGCATTTGCAAAATCTCATAATAAGCTacattagaaaaataaaagacatGGCATCATTGACATGTCGGTATAACATGATATCCATGCAATTATTCGCAttatatttaatcaaattataGAACAAGCTTATcttctcaatgaaagcaccagttggtAAGAGCTCCTACTTCTAACGTGAAAACTCCGTCCAAATTCACAACTGTAACACCACAATTTCCGGCGCCCTCATTAAGGGTCGGCGGACAAACGATAGGGCTGGCGCAGAGGAGTCTCCGTCAGCAGCGTTGACAGTTTAGATCTGTTGATTAGTCCGGTGCCCAAGTCTGGGTCGGCGGTGATCTCCGGAGATAGAGTTGGGCGCGAGAATGAATCTCGTCGGCTGCTATAGATAGTTATGGAGTCTTGATACTCCACAAATGGGCAAAAGTTAatgatttcattaattgattggaTCATATGCAaacaatggcggatccagaaacTGGAATTCGGGGGGTCGAACATagtaaataatattttattatttccaatttTATGGCGTCTTTTCGTTGCTTCCTCCTTCGCCTTCGCCGTCGTCCTCATAAACCCTACTAAAGTAATCAAACAACGTGTTGTAAATATCATTGTCGTCGTAAATACATTTTCATGCTTGAATATGTTGTCTAAATAAGTAGCTTAGAAATCACAATTCGCCTTAAACAATATTCATCCTTTTagacaaaaaacaataaaatggaTAAATATTTCGTTATTGAAAATAGATATTtgacaattaattaaaattagataaaaaaaaatactactcctgatggtctaataattaattaaaaagttatgaaattatttagcacaactttttatattttgaaattatctattttaattactttttattaaaataagatagataTGTATATATAGTTACCAATccattatttttgaaaaaaatacttACAGTATTAAATTTCATAGGTATTAATTTAGTATTAGTAGCCATTAcagttaattaattactttaatTAGTAGAAGTATTCATTTATTAGTGATcttaaaagttaattaaatgagttatcaaaattgaaaattaaaatacgCAATCAAAAGATATAAAAGTGATTCAAATAACCAAATGTGTGGGTCCCACAAGGAGTCATTTTTTCCTTTTCggtttcatcttcttctttccctctTCTCGCCTGAAACTCTATTTTCATTCTCTGCATTTAAGTTTTTTCAAATTCTTCCTCTCATTTATTCAAACTTCCTACTATATAAGAACAGTGACAACTCTCTTTCCCGCTCCGGCGCACCGTGGGGTTGACGGTGACTTCAAAGGGCGGAACTAAATGGAGTTCGGTTGGGGCCGACCCCGctcgaccccacctggatccgccactgatgCAAATActccacatatttataatatgtggagATACAATCATATCCTACGGAAATAGAGTAAATCAAATCTAATAATATCTAAACAATGAGAAAAATATGGTTAAGCACAATTAACTAAATAGAATAATATCCCATAAATATTCCCTAATAATATGTAGAGGATGATCGTATCAGTAAAGTAGTATATTTAATCAAATTGTAGGACAAGGTTATCTTCTCATAGATAATATTTTAACCGGTTCATTCATTGACACTTACTACTATTTTCATTATCCATCTATTGTTTTACATTATATATGAATCCCATCTTCTATTCTTTAATTCATTTCTTATTTAagatatttataatatattcttattaaactaaatacgtaattaattaaaatagaatttattaaaacaatTTCGTCTATCCACCACTGTGGATTCATATGACTTGCGTGTTTGCTATAAGCTTTCAACAATATATTAATACATATTGAGAATTAAA from Salvia splendens isolate huo1 chromosome 4, SspV2, whole genome shotgun sequence encodes the following:
- the LOC121799072 gene encoding heavy metal-associated isoprenylated plant protein 36-like isoform X2 — encoded protein: MASGQADQEPPQPPSLQYQTWVLKVSIHCQGCKRKVKKVLQSIEGVYTINIEAQQQKVTVTGNVDAQTLIKKLVKTGKHAELWPENPKPKDKKGNDKETDPKSSENTEDEDDDPPPDNGNVKISSPRLAGGNGGPTVKFMLDQPPENASAGDKPPPPENKSGGGGGGKKKKRRGRKGNNSSGGNKNSGGNSAGAPGNGAASSTGLEIPRVGITQAVDQINVSPPPLSAAYPSVPGAPGYYVAPSPYAYAYGLPEEYVAQAQPLDSFEVLSDENPNACCLI
- the LOC121799653 gene encoding probable protein phosphatase 2C 40, which produces MMIHGETISNSEGEIKVSFGYHCNGKNDSSWDRPNYIDIPSSGGLRRANSSFSCLSGAALSANATLANTNICNGLIASEILPTLDSPNSFRRIPSLTKMDLLSSSFQSNMTILSLSPSSPSETLDNDSFSLKSMSAPSRSESFLNAMELQIAGGAAGEDRVQAVCSEENGWLFCGIYDGFNGRDAADFLAGTLYETITSHLNLLDWDMDQDLSKGTDCLYMQNRNRFFQQSVLSSLQHALNQVESEFLHMVEQEMDDRPDLVSIGSCVLLTLLHGKNLYLLNLGDSRAVLATYDKGNSTGGSKGLRAVQLTDSHTVDNEDERIRVLNEHPDDPSTLVAGKVKGKLKVTRAFGVGYLKRKDMNDALMGILSVRNLISPPYVSMEPSLIAHEVSDSDHFVVLGSDGLFDFFTNDEVVNLVHLYMLRNPTGDPAKFLVEQLAARAADSAGFSMEELMSIPAGRRRKYHDDVTVMVIVLGTNKRTSKASTLCL
- the LOC121799072 gene encoding heavy metal-associated isoprenylated plant protein 36-like isoform X1, which translates into the protein MASGQADQEPPQPPSLQYQTWVLKVSIHCQGCKRKVKKVLQSIEGVYTINIEAQQQKVTVTGNVDAQTLIKKLVKTGKHAELWPENPKPKDKKGNDKETDPKSSENTEDEDDDPPPDNGNVKISSPRLAGGNGGPTVKFMLDQPPENASAGDKPPPPENKSGGGGGGKKKKRRGRKGNNSSGGNKNSGGNSAGAPGNGAASSTGLEIPRVGITQAVDQINVSPPPLSAAYPSVPGAPQQAYVMSYNAAYPSVPGAPGYYVAPSPYAYAYGLPEEYVAQAQPLDSFEVLSDENPNACCLI